In Mesorhizobium sp. 113-3-3, a genomic segment contains:
- a CDS encoding type II toxin-antitoxin system VapC family toxin: MTVGAFLADTHIILWSISDDRRLSEQHRAILASDAVVFASAASVWEIAIKRSIGKLNAPDDLPTLLPRMQFQPLAVTLQHANAVGGLPHHHGDPFDRLLIAQAQVENLTILTSDPHFVRYNVALA; this comes from the coding sequence ATGACGGTCGGCGCGTTTCTCGCCGACACCCATATCATCCTCTGGTCGATTTCGGACGACCGACGTCTCAGCGAGCAACACCGCGCTATCCTGGCTTCTGACGCGGTGGTGTTCGCGAGCGCGGCAAGTGTTTGGGAAATTGCCATCAAACGTTCGATCGGGAAACTCAACGCGCCGGACGATCTGCCAACGCTGCTTCCAAGGATGCAATTTCAGCCGCTCGCCGTAACGCTCCAGCATGCGAACGCCGTCGGCGGCCTACCCCACCACCATGGTGATCCGTTCGACAGACTGCTGATTGCGCAGGCGCAGGTGGAGAACCTGACCATCCTGACATCCGACCCGCATTTCGTCCGCTACAATGTCGCTCTGGCCTGA
- a CDS encoding type II toxin-antitoxin system Phd/YefM family antitoxin — translation MNVSIAEAKAKLSELVSRAEAGEEIILTRHGKVAARIVPPAAAEPLPRIGALKGKIWIADDFDELGPEWDEYVK, via the coding sequence ATGAATGTTTCCATCGCCGAGGCCAAGGCTAAATTGTCTGAACTCGTCAGCCGCGCTGAAGCCGGCGAGGAGATCATACTTACACGCCACGGCAAAGTGGCCGCGCGCATTGTACCGCCGGCGGCCGCCGAACCGCTGCCGCGTATCGGCGCCTTGAAGGGCAAGATCTGGATTGCGGACGATTTTGATGAACTCGGTCCTGAGTGGGACGAGTACGTGAAATGA
- the hppD gene encoding 4-hydroxyphenylpyruvate dioxygenase yields the protein MGPFPHDAPPARISKDNPAGTDGFEFVEFAHPEPQKLAELFTRMGYVAVAKHRTKDITVWRQGDINYVVNAEPGSHAMKFADKHGPCAASMAWRVVDAKHAFDHAVSKGATPYEGDDKALDVPAIVGIGGSLLYFIDAYGKKGSAYDAEFEWLGARDPRPQGVGFYFLDHLTHNVYRGQMDKWWDFYRNLFGFKQIHFFDIDGKITGLVSRAITSPCGKIRIPLNESKDETSQIAEYLKKYNGEGIQHIAVGTDEIYAATDKLAANGLKFMPGPPETYYDMSYDRVNGHDEPIDRMKKHGILIDGEGVVDGGMTKILLQIFSKTVIGPIFFEFIQRKGDEGFGEGNFRALFESIEQDQIKRGVIKVDGKAA from the coding sequence GTTCGTCGAATTCGCGCATCCGGAGCCGCAGAAGCTCGCCGAACTGTTCACCCGCATGGGCTATGTGGCGGTGGCCAAGCATCGCACGAAAGACATCACCGTCTGGCGCCAGGGCGACATCAACTATGTCGTCAATGCCGAGCCTGGCTCGCATGCGATGAAGTTCGCCGACAAGCATGGCCCGTGCGCCGCCTCGATGGCCTGGCGCGTGGTCGATGCCAAGCACGCGTTCGACCATGCCGTGTCGAAGGGCGCCACGCCCTACGAAGGCGACGACAAGGCGCTCGACGTGCCGGCCATTGTCGGCATTGGCGGCTCGCTGCTTTATTTCATCGACGCTTATGGCAAGAAGGGCTCGGCCTATGATGCCGAGTTCGAATGGCTCGGCGCGCGCGACCCGCGGCCGCAAGGCGTCGGCTTCTATTTCCTCGACCACCTCACCCACAATGTCTATCGCGGCCAGATGGACAAATGGTGGGATTTCTACCGCAATCTGTTCGGCTTCAAGCAGATCCATTTCTTCGACATTGACGGCAAGATCACCGGCCTGGTCAGCCGTGCCATCACCTCGCCCTGCGGCAAGATCCGCATTCCGCTCAACGAATCCAAGGACGAGACCAGCCAGATCGCCGAATATCTGAAGAAGTACAATGGCGAGGGCATTCAGCACATCGCTGTCGGCACCGACGAGATCTACGCCGCCACCGACAAGCTCGCCGCCAACGGGCTGAAATTCATGCCCGGCCCGCCGGAGACCTATTACGACATGTCGTATGACCGCGTGAACGGCCATGACGAGCCTATCGACCGGATGAAGAAACACGGCATCCTGATCGACGGCGAAGGCGTGGTCGATGGCGGCATGACCAAGATCCTGCTTCAGATCTTTTCCAAAACCGTGATCGGCCCGATCTTCTTCGAGTTCATCCAGCGCAAGGGCGACGAAGGCTTTGGCGAAGGCAATTTCCGCGCGCTGTTTGAATCGATCGAGCAGGACCAGATCAAGCGCGGCGTGATCAAGGTGGACGGCAAGGCAGCGTAG